A genomic region of Colletotrichum destructivum chromosome 5, complete sequence contains the following coding sequences:
- a CDS encoding Putative basic-leucine zipper domain, transcription factor PAP1, Yap1 redox domain superfamily, protein MASATNGGFPANFILTPQQQSLLFAALNSNKQQLANQSPTIKDTSMSPSSYQTSPAQGAAHGFQESPYLDNYDYDFGDSSFDFDVSTVGQAKMIGDIPGGAQSAQSTKSDSTENDGMDKRAHPDDEEDEDSPGNDAKRREGGDKVPKKPGRKPLTSEPSSKRKAQNRAAQRAFRERKEKHLKDLETKVEELEKASKEASSENSQLRSQIDRMTAELNEYKTKMAAMSTRSASHSKSSMGFGASAIGNLSDVNFQFEFPKFGVLPGSQMPNKPVQGARSSSSPQIVNGSNPVSPLNKDNSPGVIAGLDFGTKDDLVNFTSLFSPSLANGSTGTGTSRASVDSGSYGMNNGTSTSSPSASSQSNGGPSSSCGTSPEPFTQSPMGFKPVDTMTTIGEESANQQSLFASIDTSNFDWLAQQNGGQFDPQLFGGYREPQENILAGTTFDDSFFNDALDADFITPYNMAPSPAVPKKNLIDQIDAAKNADDDVVKEAVKAENYNCNKIWEKLQNCPSVQAGEFDLDGLCTELQKKAKCSGQGPVVSETDFQTVVNKWMGKDAAACFASQDNNKTKA, encoded by the exons ATGGCCTCAGCAACGAACGGCGGTTTCCCGGCCAACTTCATCTTGACACCGCAGCAACAAAGCTTGCTCTTCGCTGCTCTCAACTCGAACAAGCAGCAGCTGGCGAACCAGTCTCCTACTATCAAGGACACTTCCATGTCGCCCTCCTCTTATcagacgtcgccggcgcaggGTGCGGCTCATGGCTTTCAAGAAAGCCCTTACCTTGATAACTACGACTACGATTTTGGCGACTCCAGCTTCGATTTCGATGTTAGTACCGTCGGCCAGGCTAAAATGATTGGCGACATCCCTGGCGGCGCTCAGTCGGCTCAGTCGACCAAGTCAGACTCGACCGAGAACGATGGTATGGACAAGAGAGCCCAtcccgacgacgaggaagatgaagactCTCCTGGGAACGACGCCAAGAGGCgtgagggcggcgacaaAGTCCCGAAGAAGCCGGGACGTAAGCCCCTTACCTCGGAACCGAGCTCG AAGCGCAAGGCCCAAAACCGCGCTGCCCAGCGGGCATTCCGCGAGCGCAAGGAGAAGCACCTGAAGGATCTCGAGACCAaggtggaggagctggagaaAGCGTCAAAGGAAGCCAGCAGCGAGAACAGCCAGCTACGTTCCCAAATCGACCGGATGACGGCGGAGCTCAACGAGTACAAGACCAAGATGGCAGCCATGAGTACTCGCTCCGCGTCTCACAGCAAGTCGTCTATGGGCTTTGGGGCCTCTGCTATTGGCAACCTGAGCGACGTCAACTTCCAGTTCGAATTCCCCAAGTTTGGCGTCCTGCCAGGATCCCAGATGCCCAACAAACCCGTACAGGGAGCGAggtcttcctcatcgcctcAGATTGTTAACGGCAGCAACCCCGTCAGCCCCCTCAACAAGGACAACAGCCCAGGTGTTATCGCCGGGCTCGACTTTGGCACCAAGGACGACCTGGTCAACTTTACATCTCTTTTCAGTCCATCACTCGCCAATGGCTCGACAGGCACGGGCACATCTCGCGCCAGTGTTGACTCGGGCTCATATGGGATGAACAACGGCACGTCGACCAGCTCGCCATCTGCATCGTCTCAGTCAAATGGAGGTCCGAGCTCATCCTGCGGAACTTCCCCTGAGCCCTTTACGCAGTCGCCCATGGGTTTCAAACCCGTCGACACCATGACGACAATCGGCGAAGAGTCTGCCAATCAGCAATCGTTGTTCGCTAGTATCGACACCAGCAACTTCGACTGGCTCGCGCAACAGAATGGCGGACAGTTCGACCCTCAGCTATTTGGCGGATACCGCGAACCGCAAGAAAACATTCTTGCCGGCACCACCTTCGACGACAGTTTCTTCAACGACGCCCTCGATGCCGACTTCATCACGCCGTACAACATGGCCCCTAGCCCTGCTGTGCCCAAGAAGAACCTCATAGACCAAATTGATGCCGCCAAGAACgcagacgatgatgtggttaaggaggccgtcaaggctGAGAACTACAACTGCAATAAGATATG GGAGAAGCTCCAGAACTGCCCCAGTGTGCAGGCCGGCGAGTTCGATCTCGATGGCTTGTGCACCGAACTgcagaagaaggcgaagTGCTCCGGCCAGGGTCCGGTTGTCTCCGAGACAGATTTCCAAACGGTTGTCAACAAGTGGATGGGCAAGGACGCGGCTGCCTGCTTCGCGAGCCaggacaacaacaagacGAAAGCCTAA
- a CDS encoding Putative pre-rRNA-processing protein TSR2, with protein sequence MATTGSSSHVTAEACQSAFEQAVALSLHMWPALSLAVQNHWGGPDSADKRDWFAGAVAEAFPAYSKITNGQAVPAANAPEEPDTEYVETMLLQVMLDEFEVHVDDETGFDVAEQIIKLRGDIAKGNLDVVDSLRKKWESRKGAKVEGLYKKVEGGDQETDWEDDSEDDEDDDVDMDDAPQLVRAPREKPEPEVDEDGFTTVTRKKK encoded by the exons ATGGCAACCACGGGATCTTCCAGCCACGTCACAGCAG AGGCCTGCCAGTCGGCTTTCGAGCAGGCCGTTGCCCTGTCGCTGCACATGTGGCCGGCCCTATCCCTCGCCGTACAGAACCACTGGGGCGGCCCAGACTCAGCCGACAAGAGAGACTGGTTCGCCGGCgcggtcgccgaggccttcCCCGCGTACTCCAAGATCACAAACGGTCaggccgtccccgccgccaacgccccTGAAGAGCCTGACACCGAGTACGTCGAGAccatgctgctgcaggtcatgctggacgagttcgaggtccacgtcgacgatgagaccggcttcgacgtcgccgagcagaTCATCAAGCTGAGGGGAGACATAGCCAAAGGCAACTTGGACGTCGTTGACAGCCTCCGCAAGAAGTGGGAAAGCCGCAAGGGCGCCAAGGTTGAGGGGCTTTACAAGAAAgttgagggcggcgaccagGAGACCGACTGGGAGGACGATagcgaggacgatgaggatgatgacgtCGACATGGATGACGCCCCGCAGCTCGTTCGTGCGCCCAGGGAAAAGCCGGAACCagaggtggacgaggacggatTCACCACAGTcacgaggaagaagaaataA
- a CDS encoding Putative alpha/beta hydrolase-3 has translation MNPLKLNTTSVSLAVTPTVVSTLFSHYLNRKGTKQRPDAHLSYDEGLHLVRSFLEFASQHTVEELQAFTAQWVPHPQWVKVEDAEIPETHIERSAGLIEAQLGPAGVRAVGGCKWWTWRRPQSPLKAEWVEMRADYHERKKNGGATKRVMLYIHGGAYFFGSVDEHRYQMQRHARKLKARVFAPRYRLAPQFPFPCGLQDCLAAYLYLLTVQDPTTIVLAGDSAGGGMVLSILCVLRDQGIPLPAGAVLISPWVDLTHSFPSVSGDNELDYIPSCGFHHKPSRAWPPPNEDDMEMMREQAIKARAGKEKSATKLNTLEKKQAAPIALDEEHGAPGPEGSPESSDNADPLKTALQISVTINGELVTVKDQIQMYTTNALLSHPLVSPVMQPTLGGLPPLLIMVGGGEVLRDEQVYLAHKCANPAKYPPPGLDEAGLAQMKQYKPTDVQLQVWDDLCHVAPTLSFTRPAKHMYRAAAQFGAWALARAQQTEIEILDDDDISQISSSASDSESPRQDQTENPSPLEQVGKAGMPLPPFKKHMIRQRITTNGVVHDLAPESELPGCVMSSEQVGVVKGTPVRRWLDAKAQFDKKFSSAKAKVHKGIIKDLADGYIDFGDGEKPPPTALAGRRKASDELIDRKKTKSLGLALWSLWGSKHDETTMEREKKADSDAKTSASQVSPRGGEGARPFQDVGDQQPASVGSPGSKRRIVIDENQISQTSDSQVEVSRATEVEETPVAALIEMRKEQEKQNEEAASAAGRLSPDFVPGTGVAGKRPFLDGIALPFSLGKKDAETASMVTLMSGGDSRPISPMPPMSRTDTSDFNEASASEATTQVAEAEHTRPPLDNFVTAAEDFPLTKGKGKEVTNGNIEQPA, from the exons ATGAATCCGTTGAAGCTCAACACCACTTCGGTGTCATTGGCCGTCACGCCAACCGTTGTATCCACCCTCTTCTCACAT TACCTCAATCGCAAGGGTACAAAGCAGCGGCCCGACGCCCATTTGTCCTacgacgagggcctgcaCCTTGTCCGGTCGTTCCTCGAGTTCGCTTCCCAGCACACCGTCGAGGAACTGCAGGCGTTCACGGCCCAATGGGTCCCGCATCCGCAATgggtcaaggtcgaggatgccgagatcCCCGAAACACATATTGAAAGGTCCGCCGGACTGATCGAGGCACAACTGGGGCCCGCTGGTGTTCGGGCTGTTGGCGGATGCAAATGGTGGACATGGCGAAGGCCGCAGAGCCCGCTCAAGGCCGAATGGGTGGAGATGCGCGCCGACTATCACGAACGCAAGAAGAACGGTGGCGCGACCAAGAGAGTCATGCTCTACATCCATGGAGGCGCCTACTTCTTCGGCAGCGTTGACGAGCACCGCTACCAGATGCAGCGGCACGCGCGCAAGCTGAAGGCGAGAGTATTTGCGCCGCGTTATCGACTGGCGCCGCAGTTCCCTTTTCCTTGCGGTTTGCAGGACTGCTTGGCCGCCTATCTCTATTTGCTTACGGTTCAGGATCCCACAACTATTGTGCTGGCCGGCGATTCAGCCGGTGGCGGAATGGTCTTGTCGATCCTGTGCGTTTTAAGAGATCAGGGCATCCCACTTCCGGCCGGAGCTGTTCTCATCAGTCCCTGGGTCGACCTCACCCACTCCTTTCCCAGTGTCTCTGGCGACAATGAACTCGACTACATTCCGTCTTGTGGCTTCCATCACAAGCCATCCAGAGCGTGGCCACCCCCAAATGAAGACGATATGGAGATGATGAGGGAGCAGGCTATCAAGGCACGAGCGGGCAAGGAGAAGAGCGCCACAAAACTCAACACCCttgagaagaagcaggcTGCACCCATCGCACTGGATGAAGAACACGGAGCCCCTGGACCGGAGGGCAGTCCAGAATCTTCGGATAATGCAGATCCTCTCAAAACTGCATTGCAAATCTCTGTCACTATCAACGGGGAGCTGGTCACGGTCAAGGATCAGATCCAG ATGTACACGACGAACGCGCTGCTATCGCACCCGCTGGTCAGCCCTGTGATGCAACCGACTCTGGGTGGACTGCCTCCGTTATTGATCATGGTTGGGGGTGGTGAAGTCCTTCGCGATGAGCAGGTCTACCTTGCACACAAGTGTGCTAACCCAGCCAAGTATCCGCCAcccggccttgacgaagcAGGCCTGGCCCAGATGAAGCAGTACAAGCCTACGGATGTACAACTCCAGGTCTGGGATGACCTTTGTCACGTAGCCCCAACTCTTAGTTTCACCCGACCCGCTAAACACATGTATCGAGCGGCTGCGCAGTTTGGCGCCTGGGCCCTCGCGAGGGCGCAACAGACAGAGATTGAAATTTTGGATGATGACGATATCTCTCAGATTTCAAGCTCAGCCTCTGATTCGGAAAGCCCTCGGCAAGACCAGACTGAAAACCCATCCCCTCTGGAACAGGTCGGTAAAGCCGGCATGCCGTTGCCGCCTTTCAAAAAGCACATGATTAGACAAAGAATTACAACTAacggcgtcgtccatgatCTTGCCCCTGAATCGGAACTGCCAGGCTGCGTCATGAGTTCCGAACAGGTCGGTGTCGTTAAGGGAACCCCGGTCAGACGATGGCTCGACGCCAAAGCCCAGTTCGACAAAAAATTTTCAAGTGCCAAAGCCAAGGTGCACAAGGGTATCATCAAAGATCTTGCGGATGGTTACATAGATtttggcgacggcgagaaaCCACCACCTACCGCCTTGGCGGGACGAAGGAAAGCATCGGACGAGTTGATTgacagaaaaaaaacaaagaGCCTTGGGCTGGCTCTATGGTCGCTTTGGGGCTCAAAGCATGATGAGACGACAatggaaagggaaaagaaggcaGATTCGGACGCAAAGACATCGGCGTCTCAGGTTTCGCCGAGAGGTGGCGAGGGGGCCAGACCTTTTCAGGATGTTGGGGACCAGCAACCGGCATCGGTTGGATCGCCCGGTAGCAAGAGGCGGATCGTCATTGACGAGAATCAGATATCGCAGACATCTGACTCCCAGGTTGAAGTCTCTCGGGCCACAGAAGTAGAAGAGACTCCGGTGGCTGCTCTGATCGAGATGAGGAAGGAACAGGAGAAGCAaaacgaggaggccgccagTGCCGCCGGCCGCTTGAGTCCTGACTTCGTGCCTGGGACTGGCGTCGCCGGCAAGCGGCCATTCCTCGATGGCATCGCCTTGCCCTTCAGCCTGGGCAAAAAAGACGCGGAGACAGCGAGCATGGTAACTCTCATGTCCGGAGGCGACAGTCGGCCTATCAGTCCCATGCCGCCAATGAGCCGAACAGACACTTCGGACTTCAACGAGGCATCTGCTTCTGAGGCCACTAcgcaggtcgccgaggccgaacACACCCGGCCCCCGCTCGACAACTTTGTCACGGCGGCAGAGGATTTCCCTCTAAcgaagggcaagggcaaagAAGTTACCAACGGAAACATTGAGCAGCCTGCGTAA
- a CDS encoding Putative large ribosomal subunit protein mL41, with protein sequence MRPSPILQVLKYKHLRLTTKDVNKGFYKGNRTGAMGRHTKYGGYVIEWHKVRTYVVPKGLKDTKLTPFVSEAVRPMKGTYPTKEGPRSPQLYLDTWKQQNGLD encoded by the exons ATGAGACCCTCTCCCATCCTCCAGGTGCTCAAGTACAAGCATCTGCGCCTGACAACGAAGGACGTCAATAAGGGCTTCTACAAGGGAAATCGCACGGGAGCCATGGGTCGGCACACAAAGTACGGTGGATACGTCATCGAGTGGCACAAGGTGCGGACGTACGTCGTGCCCAAGGGCTTGAAGGACACCAAG CTTACGCCCTTCGTCTCCGAGGCCGTCCGCCCCATGAAGGGCACTTACCCAACGAAAGAGGGTCCCCGCAGCCCCCAGCTCTACCTCGACACCTGGAAGCAGCAGAACGGTCTCGACTAA
- a CDS encoding Putative BSD domain-containing protein, with product MDLAYDYIQESSLPKDADKKTGDTKDSNPDQPQHSLNDELQEAYKAISSSAWGMRIGGFLGNAVKQGQVVYKEASKEVTELGGDAAKGFTSIISRTRSLTVNTAQGESSGDKGKETDSQTTPTKTRDQASDEEAMSSSENYLARLRSEAAKRLKDLQKAEDAADEALLRFGTNISNFLKEAVSIAPPSDSNNQGSTVMFESKDAQGKRVIHTSRQDAQLHVIHTSTEGFAKDPATEEFTIWAKAFDVEKKTAEISDDLNKYPELRATMEKLVPDQVPYAEFWKRYYFLRHGLEAAETRRRDLLKAASAEDEVGWDDDSEDEAAPAPTSAPTSAPTSAPTAAPAAPATATATATATATASASTSTAPAASAPTSAPGPSPKAEQKQVRPASAESSTTIQPPTQTSSLKPAAESRKSNDEKSQADSDTSYDVVGATSGVPSQAPNSPKDSRKADDSDDDWE from the exons ATGGATCTGGCTTACGATTACATTCAGGAAAGCTCGCTCCCTAAGGATgccgacaagaagacgggCGACACCAAAGACTCTAATCCCGATCAGCCGCAACATTCGCTCAATGATGAACTCCAGGAGGCGTACAAGGCCATATCCTCTAGCGCTTGGGGCATGCGAATAGGTGGTTTCTTGGGAAATGCCGTGAAGCAG GGACAAGTAGTCTACAAGGAAGCCTCCAAGGAAGTTACCGAACTCGGCGGAGACGCTGCCAAGGGCTTCACGTCCATCATCAGCCGCACGCGATCGCTGACCGTCAACACGGCGCAAGGAGAATCTTCTGgggacaagggcaaggagacCGACAGCcagacgacgccgaccaAGACTCGAGACCAGGCatcggacgaggaggctATGAGCAGTTCGGAGAACTATTTGGCTAGGCTCCGCTCTGAGGCTGCCAAACGGCTCAAAGACTTGCAAAAggccgaagacgccgccgacgaggctcTCCTTCGTTTCGGCACCAACATTAGCAACTTCCTTAAAGAGGCGGTCAGCATCGCGCCGCCTTCGGATTCCAACAACCAAGGAAGCACCGTTATGTTTGAAAGCAAGGATGCACAAGGGAAACGCGTCATTCATACTTCGCGGCAGGACGCCCAGCTGCACGTCATACACACGAGCACCGAGGGCTTCGCAAAGGACCCCGCGACGGAGGAATTCACTATATGGGCCAAGGCTTTTGACgttgagaagaagacggctgAGATAAGCGACGACTTGAACAAATACCCCGAACTGCGAGCGACGATGGAGAAGCTTGTGCCCGATCAGGTTCCTTATGCTGAATTCTGGAAGAGATACTACTTTCTTAGACACggtctcgaggccgccgagacccgACGACGTGACTTGCTCAAGG CTGCATCTGCCGAAGACGAAGTTGGTTGGGACGACGATTCTGAGGACGAGGCTGCCCCTGCTCCGACTTCTGCCCCGACTTCTGCCCCGACTTCTGCCCCGactgctgctcctgctgctcctgctactgctactgctactgctactgctactgctactgcttctgcttctactTCCACTGCCCCTGCTGCCTCTGCCCCTACATCTGCCCCTGGTCCTTCTCCCAAGGCCGAGCAGAAGCAAGTGCGTCCCGCGTCGGCCGAATCCTCCACCACGATCCAGCCCCCCACACAGACCTCCAGCCTCAAACCTGCCGCCGAGTCCCGTAAGTCGAACGACGAGAAGTCCCAGGCCGACAGCGACACAAGCTACGATGTTGTGGGTGCCACATCCGGTGTGCCCAGCCAGGCTCCCAATAGCCCCAAGGATTCCCGCAAGGCCGACGAtagcgacgacgactgggaGTAA